The genomic stretch GGCCTGTTTGAGATCTCGGCCACCGAAACGACGGTCTGCCCGGCGTATCCGCCGACGTCGCTCGTCAAGACGGGTTCGTTCGCGTGGGAGAACGTCCCCGGAACGGAGGATCAGTGCACAGGCAACTTTGACGCCGGCACGACGATAACGTATACCCTTGACGTGGCGGAGAGCGGCGCGTACAATCTGGTTTTCCGCCACGCGAACTATGCCGAGCGGCTCGGCGCCGTGGACGTTTCGATCGATGGGGAGAACACGTTCACCGTGAGCTTCTCGCAAACCGCGCCGGCGGGCGCCACCGGGGGCGCGGTGTACTATACGTTCGCCGACAGCGTGCCGTATCCCATCCAGCTGGCCGCCGGAAGGCACACGCTGACGCTGGTTTCCAAGACGACGGGTGCGGGCAACATCAGCGCGTTGAAATTCACGCCGGCGCTTGCCGCCAGCAGCGCGCCCGCCAGAGCGCAAACGGCGCCGCTCGCTTTTGAAGCCGCCGTGTCAAGCCTTGCGCAGGCCGGCGCCGCGCGCGGTTACACCTATGATCCTGCCGGATACACGCCGCTTTATTACACCGACCGCGAAAATTCGATCTTCAATCCGGGCGCGAGCGCCGGTCCGAAGCTCGTCGACGTGTATAACGGCGACATCACGCTTGACGACTTCGTGCAGAATTTCACGCTCGACGAGATGGCCGAGCTTTCCCAGGGGCACGGGGCCGGCGTGCCGAGCGGCACAGGGACCCTGGGCGGCCTTAGCAGGCTTGGCGCGCCGGCGCTCGAAACCGCCGACGGCCCGGCCGGGCTGCGCATCGACAGCGCAACCGCCTGGCCGATTGGGACGATGCTCGCCTGCACGTGGAACACCCCGCTCATCGAGCGGATGGGCGAGGCCGTCGCGGCCGAGATGGTCGCCAACAGGGTGGATATCTGGCTTGCGCCGGGCATGAACATCCACCGCAATCCGCTCTGCGGCCGCAATTTCGAGTATTATTCCGAAGATCCGCTTGTGACGGGCAAAATCGCCGCCGCCCTGACGCGCGGCGTCCAGTCCCGCGACGTCGGCGTGACGCTCAAGCACTACGCCGTAAACAACCAAGAGCAGAACCGCAACGGCGGCTCAAACTCAGTGCTGACAGAGCGCGCGGCCCGCGAGATCTATCTGAAGGGATTTGAGATCGCCATCAAAGAGGGCGACCCGTTCTGCATCATGTCGTCCTACAACCTGATGAACGGCGTCGAAACGTCCGAGCGCTGGGATCTAATCACCGGCATCCCGACCGGCGAGTGGGGCTGGCACGGCATCATGATGACCGACTGGGGCAACGGTTCCAACAATGCCAGAGAAGCCGCAGCCGGAAACGACATCAAGATGGCCAGCGGCAGCCCGTCCACGGTATCGGCGGCTGTCGCCGCCGGTACGCTCACGGAGGAGCAGCTCCGCGAGAATATGAAGGACATCCTCTATACGACCCTTCGTTCGCGCAAGCTGTTTGTCGAGGAGGAAATAAAAGTCGCGCCGATCCCGGCGGCCGGAACCATCCGTATCGAGGGCGAGGATTTCAACGAGAAAACCGGGAGTCCTCAGGCCGAGGGCGGCACAAATGCCAGCGGCGGCAGGGATCTCGGCTATATGGACGCGGGCGGCTCCGTGACGTACTACATTGACGTCGCGAGAAGCGGCGCATACGAGTTCCTGTTCCGCTACGCGGGCAACAGCGGCGACGGCGGGCGTCTGGATATAGCCGTTGACGGGGTCGTCGTCTCCGCCTTCCAGGGCGGCCTGACAGGCGGTTGGCAGAATTGGGTATGGGCGGCAAGCCCGGTCACGGTTCCGCTGACGGCCGGTGAACACAGGCTCAGGCTCAATATCACCGCGAGCGGCGGCAACGTTGACTGCTTCGACGTCACACGCGCGCTCGCGCCGAACCTCTCCATCGACGACGGCTATCGGATCTATCAGTCGGCGGCCACAGTCGAGGCCGGCCAATATTCGCCGGAGTTCGCGATCATCAAGAACGATCCGGCGCCGGCTGGCGACGCGCTTCTGATCGCCGCCAGTTACGACGCCGCCGGCAGATTGATCGGAATTGACACAACGCCAGTTCCGGCTGCTGCAACAGGTTACACCATGGCCGTCGCGGCGCTCGCCAAACCCGAGGACGCCGCCAACTGTAAGTTCTATATCTGGGACGGTCAGTACAGGCCGCTGACAGATCTGAATACGCTCGCCGAGTAAAGTGAATCATAGTTGACAAGAAATGCCAAAAATCCGGACGTCTATCTTTTTTGATAGACGTCCGGATTTATTTGTAAACGCTGTCAAATGGCTCAAAACTGTCAAAAAGTATGCCTATGACAGGCTTATGCCGAACGCGACAAACGCGGAAAGGCTCGCATACTATCCGATGGCCACGGCCCAGGCCACGGAATTCTGGCGTGCCAGCCGATTCTATGCCGGTATCCAGCAATTCTGTGGGCTTGGCTATTCAAAGCCCGGCCAAAGCGGCGCCACAAGCGACGTCTTAAGTCCCGACCTGACGGTACCGGTTATCCGTCCCGGAGTCAAGCAGTGGTTCACAAGTGCGTTCGCGCCGCTTGGCATAATCATTGAGCAATACGGCGATACGATAAGGCTCGAATGGGGCGAAAGTAAACCTATATCCGTTTCACTGATCAATGATCTCAATGAGGATATCGTCGATTTGCCCGTAACGCTTGCCGTTTACGGCGACGACGGTGATGTCCTTTACTCGGAGACAAAACAGTACAGCGTCCGCGAGGCGGGCTCGGCCAATCAGAGCGACGTGAACAGGGATGTCTTTCACTTGAGGCTGACGTCGCCAGGTCTGGAAAACGGCGACTCGCTGCGCCTTGTCGCGTCTTATGAACGCGGAGGCGTAACCGTGACGAGTGTGAGGACGCTTGTGATGTCGAGTTCTTCAAAATCAGGATTTTTCGCTGCGACAGACGAGGCGCTCATAACAGGCGACTCTGCGAAAACAGTTTCAGTTGGTACGCTGCTGGAAAACTATCAGGAAAAGGAACAGCAGTGCGTGATTACACTGGCCATTTATGACGCTGACGGACGGCTTGCCGTCATTGACAGTAAAATCTTGAATCTTGAAATTCATGAATCTGAGCGCTTAACGAACGCCATCGCCGGAATCGTGCTCCAAAAGGGCTATACCGCTAGCGTCTACATTTGGGACAATGGTTACGTACCCCTTGCCGCCGCACAGGGCTTGCCTTTAAGTCAGCGTGAAGAGACAATCTACAGCGCGGCGAATGCGGAATTCGGCGGAGGAGTACGCCTTACTACAAACACCGCGTCGCCTTCTGGATACGAATTGGGGTATATTGATCAGGCTTCTTCATTTTTCCAATGGAAAAACGTCATAGGCGGCAAACCGGGAGATAAATACCTGCTGAAGCTCTATTATGCCACCAATAACAATCCGGGAAGCTATAAAGTATTGGTAAATGGAGAGAATGCGGGCAGTGTTTCTTTCAATAAAACGGGCGGCTGGAGTAATTATTCCGGCATCGCTGAGCTTGAACTGGTTTTAACGTTGAATTCGGATAATACCAACGTGATTCGTTTTGAACGTGTGGCAAGCGAGGCCAACGTAGCTCAAATTTCGCTGGCGGCGATAACAGAGTACTAAACGCCGCAAGGCGCCGATCACAATCAGGCCGATTGTGACGCTATGTAAAAGCGGCTGGCGCCGAGAAAATTGACAAAAATACTAAAAGATCCGGACGTCTATCTCTTTTCGATAGACGTCCGGATTTGTTTCTATAGCCCGTCATCGCCCGGGACAGTGTAAAATCATCGGAATTACCTGTTGACATTGCAATGGATTTGGTATACACTGTAATAAAGAGGTGATCATTGTGGCGCAAATCAGCATACGTATAGACGATGAACTCCGTGAGCAAACAGACAAAATCCTTGGAGAACTCGGCCTTAGCATTTCCGTTGCTGTCAGTATTTTTGCGCGGCAAATTGTAAGGTCGCGCGGGATACCCTTTCAGCTGACACTTTCGGAACAGCGTGCGGTCAATCGACAGGAAGCCGTTCGGAGGTTGTTTGAGAGCGCCGATGCGCATCCTGTCAAACTACCAGATGGTTATCAATTTAACAGAGATGAGTGCTATGACGAATAGGGTTTTTATAGACAGCAATGTTTGGGTATACGCTCTTGCCGAGACAGGGGACAAGCGAGACTCCATCGCTCGTAAATTCATTGACAGCGCCATTCTTGATTCCGCGCCAGTAATATCGTATCAGGTTGTCAATGAAACGATGCGCGTGCTGAGAAAATTGGGAAAATGCGAAAGAGAGCTGCGAGAAATCATCGACAATCTGTTCAGTATTTGCGAGGTTGTCGGATTCACAAAGGAATCCGTATTGCGTGCCTCGGAGTTACGTGAAACAATGTCTGTGTCGTATTGGGACAGCCAGATTGTTGCAAGTGCCCTTCTTGCGGGATGCAGCGACCTTATAAGCGAAGACTTGCAAGATGGCTTTCTCATACAAGAGACGTTGACGGTGAAAAACATATTTAAAGACTGAGGGTTCGCGTGATGCCAAGACAACCCTTCACAATCAAGCCGATTGCGGCGTCGCGGGAATTACCCCCAAATGCCACAAATCCGGACGTCTATCTTTTTCCAATAGACGTCCGGATTTGTTTCTATAGCCCGTCACTGAATACCATTTCCGCTGACGCTTTCGGAACAACCCCTTGCGGAACGGCATGCGGTTAATCGGCAGGATAATGGATATATTGATAAAACCGGATCTGAATTTCGTCCCGCAGGACATACAATTCAAATATACCAAAATCACCACCCGTGCCGAGTTCTGCGCGCTGGTCGTCACGCTCTACGAAACCATCATCGATACGGAAATTACCGGACGCAGTGAATTTGACGATACCAACGACATCAATGTGGAAAAGGCGGCATACATCGGCGTAGTCAACGGCACCAGTCCAGGCAAGTTTGCCACCTACATGTCGTTGACACGGGAGCAAGCGGCCACTATGCTGGCACGTCTGGCCATTGCCATTGGCAAACCGTTCCCGCAAAAAGCCACTACCTTCGGTGATAAGGGCAACATTTCGGATTGGGCGCTGGAGGCCGTCGCTCATGCGCACATACGGGAACACTTATTCTTTCAATCCTTGTTGGAGCATCAAATGCTTGATTGGTATGAGGATATACCCTGATTTTTCGTGTCGAACAGGAGGGCGACGGCGTGGGCGGCGATGCCCTCGCCGGCTCCTGTGAAACCCATCCCTTCCTCCGTCGTGGCCTTGATGCCGATCTGATCGGGGTCGCATCCCAGCGCGCGCGCGAGGTTGCGCCGCATCGCCGCCCGGTGGGGGGCGAGCGCCGGGCGCTGCGCCACCACCGTGACGTCGACGTTGCCGACGGCAAAGCCGCGCGCCGTCAGCATCTCCGAGACACGCCGCAAAAGGTCGAGGCTGCACGCCCCCCGGTAGGCCGGGTCGGTGTTTGGGAACCAGTGCCCAATGTCCTCGAGCCCCGCCGCGCCCAGGAGCGCGTCCATCACGGCGTGGCAGAGCACGTCGGCGTCCGAATGGCCCTCAAGGCCCAGGGGGGATTCGATCTCTACGCCGCCCAGTACGAGCGGCCGCCCGGCCGTCAGGCGGTGTGCGTCATAGCCGTGCCCGATCCTCATGGTGCACCTCCCTCCGGCGCCCGGGCCCGGCGGGTCAGCAGGGCCTCACAGATGATCAGATCCTCGGGCGTCGTCACTTTGATGTTTTCATAAGAGCCCTCGGAGAGGCACACGCTCATGCCCATCCGCTCAAGGGCGGCGCAATCATCCGTGATCTCCCAGCCCTCGCGCAGCGCCCGTGTCAGCGCGCCTTTGATGAGGCCGATGTCGAACACCTGAGGAGTCTGCACGAGCATCAGGCCGGAACGGTCGGGCGTGGAGAGCACCCGGGACAGGTGCACCTCCTT from Oscillospiraceae bacterium encodes the following:
- a CDS encoding type II toxin-antitoxin system RelB/DinJ family antitoxin, producing the protein MAQISIRIDDELREQTDKILGELGLSISVAVSIFARQIVRSRGIPFQLTLSEQRAVNRQEAVRRLFESADAHPVKLPDGYQFNRDECYDE
- a CDS encoding S-layer homology domain-containing protein; this encodes MIKPDLNFVPQDIQFKYTKITTRAEFCALVVTLYETIIDTEITGRSEFDDTNDINVEKAAYIGVVNGTSPGKFATYMSLTREQAATMLARLAIAIGKPFPQKATTFGDKGNISDWALEAVAHAHIREHLFFQSLLEHQMLDWYEDIP
- the ispF gene encoding 2-C-methyl-D-erythritol 2,4-cyclodiphosphate synthase gives rise to the protein MRIGHGYDAHRLTAGRPLVLGGVEIESPLGLEGHSDADVLCHAVMDALLGAAGLEDIGHWFPNTDPAYRGACSLDLLRRVSEMLTARGFAVGNVDVTVVAQRPALAPHRAAMRRNLARALGCDPDQIGIKATTEEGMGFTGAGEGIAAHAVALLFDTKNQGISSYQSSI
- a CDS encoding PIN domain-containing protein, giving the protein MTNRVFIDSNVWVYALAETGDKRDSIARKFIDSAILDSAPVISYQVVNETMRVLRKLGKCERELREIIDNLFSICEVVGFTKESVLRASELRETMSVSYWDSQIVASALLAGCSDLISEDLQDGFLIQETLTVKNIFKD